AAAATATATTGTTGTAACAGGTGGGGTTTTAAGTGGAATTGGAAAAGGAATTGTTTCTGCATCAATAGGTAGAGTATTAAAGGATTGCGGAATAAAGGTTAATTCATTAAAAATAGATCCATATTTGAATGTTGATGCAGGTACAATGAATCCTAATCAACATGGTGAAGTTTTCGTTACAGATGATGGGTATGAAGCTGATCTTGATTTGGGGCATTATGAAAGATTTTTAGGAATAAATATGAAAAGATATAATAATATAACAGCAGGTCAAATATTCAAAAGCATAATAGAAAAAGAAAGAGAAGGGAAATATTTAGGTGCAACTGTGCAGATGGTACCACATGTTACAGATGAAATAAAAAATAGAATTAAAAGTATAGATACTGACTTACTTATGATTGAAATAGGTGGGACTGTAGGAGATATCGAAGGAGAAATATTTTTAGAAGCGGTAAGAGAACTTTCTTTAGAAGAAGGTATTGAAAATTTCTTTTTTATTCATGTAACATTTGTTCCGTATTTAAATGTTACTAATGAATTTAAAACAAAACCAACACAACAATCAGTTCAATTGTTAAGGAAAATAGGAATTCATCCTAATATGTTAATAATTAGAACAGAAAAATCAATAGATTCGAATAGTATGGATAAAATAGCCTTATTTGCAGGAGTTAATAGAAAATATGTTATTAATTTGCCAGATGCAGATAATGTATATGAAGTTCCAGAAAAAATATTTAATTTAGGAATACAAAATATGATAGCAGAGAAATTAAATATAAAAATAGATAATAAATTAAATTGGAATTATCCTAAAAACTTTGCTCCAGTAAAAATAGCTATAGTTGGGAAGTATTTAGGAACAGATGATGCTTATAAAAGTATAATTGAAAGTATATTCTTAAGCGGAGCAGAAAAACCTGAATTATTAGATTCTCAAACAATTGAAGAATTAACTGAGGAGGAAGCTGAAGGATTATTGTCAAAATATGATGGGATAATAATTCCTGGAGGCTTTGGGAGAAGAGGTATTGAAGGTAAAATAAAGGCAGTAAAAATAGCAAGAGAAAATAAAATACCTATTTTTGGTATTTGTTTAGGAATGCAAATAATGGTAATTGAATATGCAAGAAATGTCGGTAAATTAGAAACTGCTAACTCATATGAATTTGATAAAAATACACCTTATCCAGTTATAGATATGATGGAAGAACAAAAGGAAATATTAAAATTAGGCGGAACAATGAGATTGGGTTCTCAAGAAACAAAAATATTTAGGAATACTAAATTATATTCTATATATAATGAAGAAATAGTATTCGAAAGACATAGACATAGATATGAAGTAAATT
This window of the Marinitoga sp. 38H-ov genome carries:
- a CDS encoding CTP synthase, producing MAKKYIVVTGGVLSGIGKGIVSASIGRVLKDCGIKVNSLKIDPYLNVDAGTMNPNQHGEVFVTDDGYEADLDLGHYERFLGINMKRYNNITAGQIFKSIIEKEREGKYLGATVQMVPHVTDEIKNRIKSIDTDLLMIEIGGTVGDIEGEIFLEAVRELSLEEGIENFFFIHVTFVPYLNVTNEFKTKPTQQSVQLLRKIGIHPNMLIIRTEKSIDSNSMDKIALFAGVNRKYVINLPDADNVYEVPEKIFNLGIQNMIAEKLNIKIDNKLNWNYPKNFAPVKIAIVGKYLGTDDAYKSIIESIFLSGAEKPELLDSQTIEELTEEEAEGLLSKYDGIIIPGGFGRRGIEGKIKAVKIARENKIPIFGICLGMQIMVIEYARNVGKLETANSYEFDKNTPYPVIDMMEEQKEILKLGGTMRLGSQETKIFRNTKLYSIYNEEIVFERHRHRYEVNLERFKELFAYPDESNLEGKLIISAKSDFVEAVELKEHPFFIGVQYHPELKSKVGKPHPIFKAFVEKLKEIKGLK